Genomic window (Centroberyx gerrardi isolate f3 chromosome 9, fCenGer3.hap1.cur.20231027, whole genome shotgun sequence):
gtgtgagtgtgtgtgtgtgtgtgttgcagcattTCAAACATCTCTAAAGGCAATCTTTATCCAGTTgtgcagatatacagtatagataCCCAATTAAATACCTATCAACATCTACCAAAACAATGATTCTCTACAACTACCAGAGCGTCCATAACACCAAGCTTTAAAACAAGGCCGTCGTCAAAGACAACCTGCGACTGCTGTTGAATTATTCTTATAATGCatgaaatgtattgactttGGTATTCACTTTTCCATCAGGTATATTGCAGGTGAAGTGTGTGCAGTTATAAAGGCATAAAAGGATttacatattacattattattgcTTCTATTTTCACATAGACTGCTGGTTCAAATCTAAAAAGCACAGGTGATAAACTTTTAGAAATGTTAAAAACAACCTGTTCgccatctctccatcctctgaTCACCACCGCTTTGGTCTGTCACCTAATGATATGCGTGAATAAAATACAcctccttcatctctttctgtcGGCGGCTCAttatccttcctctcctttgctCAAAAACAACTTTTCATCTGACCCCCCGTCCGTCCCGGCGCTCTGTCCCGTCTATCACAGTTGGGGGGGAAAGGAATCACTTTCAGTTCAGCCGCTTTATGTTTCCCGCCCCAGAAGAAGCTTCATATAACTGACCTGGGATCCCAGTGAGGGTTCAAAGGCTCCAAGTGCCAAGCACCGTGTTGGCCTGTGTTTACTCGTCAACTCTTAGCGATTGCTTTTCAGGAAAGTTCCACACCGAGGGGAGAAATATCACCGGCAATGAACAGTGACTCCACTTTCCATTTTGTGCtgattgaactgaaagtgaaccGCCCCCGACCGTGCCATCTATAACACGTCCGCATTCCTTCaggctctccctctcctcccttttctgaGTCTGCGTTCCTTGGAAAAGACATTTCCGTGAGGAATTGATTCGGTCACGGCCGGCATAGGGCACCGGCGTGAAAATATGATTAGACTGATGAAAATTCTGGAGACAAAGTTATTCTAAATACACTCAAAGTGACTTATACTGCAGCGGATAATAGCTCATGATAGTTGCAGTGTCTAATTAGCTTCATTGTAGCCACCAACTATGTAACAACTGTCATATAATGTGATAACATGATGAAAATATCATATAATGTCCCTCTACATaccttgaaaatgtaataaaaaatgttcATAAAATGGCTGGAACATCTTCAAACGGGTATTGTAATAATCAAAAAATgttacaatataataataaatataaatataatcatTTCTGGTTGTGCAGtaataatgtattacattatcagcAAAAAATGATTACAATATCGCTCTGAAGACGTTATTAGCCGGTAattcattacattaacaggatttattacattttcgacccatttagaaatgtaatgatttgtaaatttaattttacaaatgattacattatctggcagttatTGCTTTATCAGAAGAGTCATGACAAGTTATAAGCCTGTTATATGAGCCTCAAATGGAAAATACATTACAATAAAATTATAGCTGTATGTTTTCAGTAAATCTGCTGTCAATGTGCTGAGATGACAATGACTCATTTTCCTTGTTGGTATTTATCAAGCATCCTCTAGCGTTGgccagctttgtttttcagatCATTAAGAAAGAGCTGGTAGCATGTCACTGACCTTAGATCAGCCGTCTAACTGAGAGAGGCTTGACCAGGGACAAACCCCTTTTGTCCTCGTCCACACATCTACAAAGCTGCCTGGATAAAGCTCACAGATCCGGCCCCCGCCCTGCTTCCAACAAGTGTTTCTTACCAAGAGATTTTTTTGTCGCTCCACTCAATAACAGCCTAAAAATACACAGATGTGTCAAAACACATGAGCCATGGTGGGGGCAGAACCTCTGCGCTctatagaaagacagaaagagaaagactgagGGGTCAGCAGGGCGTAACCAACTCAGCCTCTGCTTTGCCGCAGAGCCGGGCAAATTATATATTCCAAAATCGGTTATGAATATTTGATCTACTTATTGCGGTGCATTTGAATTAACATGACAGGCGCCTCAAAGGCCTCTTCAGcggaaatgagaggaaaaagttAAACCAAAgtccttttctttgttttgaaatATACTGAACCGGCGTTTCGCCCCGGTTCCGGCTCGCTACTCGCTACTCGAACGACAGCAAGTCCGGGTGCGGCTCCGCCTCCTCGGCGTTCACCCCGGCGCTCCTCCTGCAGGGGGCGCCgttctccagcagcacctcctCGCCCAGGCTGATGCGGTAGGGGCTTTTCCCGGGGCAGGGGGTGGAGGCCTGCCTGGAGTCCGGCCCGGAGGCCTTCTGCCAGGCCTCGCGGGGCTTGGCTCGGGGCTCCGCCAGCGGGGGGTCTTTGTGGATCAGGTCCGGGACAGAGAGCTGGAGCTGGACGCCTCCCtccgtcctcctctcctcctcctccacggcgtcgtcgtcttcttctcctccgtcCGCCTTCCCGTTGCTCCCGGTCGTCTCCGCGGGATTCTTCTCGGGCCCTTCAGTCGTCCCCGCGTTTTTCTCTCCCGCTTCCCgctccccttcctccttctcgCCGCTCGCCGGCTCCTCCTCGCCGATGAGGGGCGTCTTGCCCGgcgaggaggggaaggaggagtcggcgggggcgggggcgggggcggcGGTCTCCGGCGAGGCGACCACGGGGTCGGAGGAGATCATCATGTCCTGGGTGGTCTTCAGCGCCCGCGGCAGCCGCTTCTTCCCCGTCGGGGGAGGCGGGTCCAGCCGAGGGAAGGAGTCGAAGGAGGAGAtgtggctggaggagaggagaggagagagagagcaaggaggggagcgagagagtgagacagacagacacagagaaagacagaaggagacagagcTGTTATCATAATGACTTATTTTTTGTGGACATTGAGCGAAAAAGTgtttacaaaaacataaactCATTTCTCAATCTGTTCCCCAGAGTGACAGCAAATTACCATGGTAACTATATTCTTATCACCATAGCGATAAGGAAGGTCTTGTTATTACCGCTGCATGATCTTTCACTGCAGCTGCCAGACACGCAcgaaaacacaaacaactatTTAGTTCAATAAGCATGCCTGCGCTATGTGAGAATATAAAGAGCACACATAACCTTGCTTTATCAATCGACAGCGAAGCCATACTTACTCGGGAGCAAGTTAGCATCTTTTCtagctttctctctccatgtgctgctgtgtctaagagcctgtaggattttcattaggtccttgttgaactggcATGTCTGATAGTAACTtttatagaccagctgatgCTCCTGATGGCACTAGTTTTCCCCGCAGCTGCATTGGAAgactgatttttccatttcacgtTTATCTACAATTCAAACAGCATGTGGAAGCGTTTGGCTAGCTACTGTAGTGGGAGATTCACCTCATGTTCCCAGGTTTCCTGATAAGGGGAATTGGGTCATTTTACAACATAAGATGGTTTGATTTAGCTTTCCATAATATTTGCTGGATTTCTTCTTAATGctttaaatcagtggttctcaacatgaggtccggggaccaccaggggtccttgagggggttccagggggtccccagcaaattgatgaattattaaacttcagcattatttcatttacaagaagttaaaacaattagagaatgtagaagaatgactgttttgatcataatttcactgttatctctctacctacaatacagatagtcatggaattctggacaaaatcatatctaacaataaaaatattctcagatttgggtccgagggacaaaatctcatcaaatgggactaaattaggggtccttcatatgaaaaaggttgagaatcactgctttaaatCCTTGAACATTAACATGCGCTAACATTGCGTCCTCCTTTGACCCTTTGTTGAGAATGTAACATTACCATAGCAGGCCTTGCTAAGCGACTGTTAGCAGTTGTTTATTCTCAAGTATGTGCACTATGTGGAAGAAATCTTTTCAGTGTCCATGTGTTTGCAAACATAATACCATCAAGGATGTTCTTTACTCTTATTATGAGTATTGACACTGAGCGAGTCAACACAGCTCGGTACCTTGTGTGCAGCTACGTAACACTACTTGATTGCAGTAGAGAGCAGactccacacatacacaagcacataggcagatatatatatatatatatatacaccacAGAATCTCCAGATCATCCCTgctaaattaaacaaaatcagttcacAGTCCAGTAAATAGAGACAAATGGGAGAAGAGCCggtgaaaaatgactttcacTTGACTGATGTTCAGTCAGAGAGACAACAGATCAATGGTCCTGTGGAGCAGAACAACTCGCCGGGCGCAGACACACAGAAGCAACCTGGGataaatactgtgtgtgtatgtgtgcacgcgtgtgtaaGTAATGAACAGACAGACGTAATTAAAAGGCGATTGCATTTTGGCTGTGTGAGAGAGGTGAGAAGTTCAGACTGAAAAACCTGTCTTATTCAATTTCGGCAGTCTAACAAGCCAGTCTTTTATGTGTCATCATTAATTTAAAACCTCCACATtttgggataaaaaaaaaaaaaaaaaaatcctcttgaATTATTCACATTTTTTGACCCAGCGGTTAATACACAGTGATAGACAGAATTTTTTTCAGAGCTGGtactataatttttttttttttgcctacatTGAGATAATGTCAGTCAGTGTCTATATCATTGTGTTGAGTTTGCAGTCTTGGAAAGTTCTGGAATTTACACAAGGGAACTGGAAGTCTTTTTTCACATATCCCTCCTAGATATACAATCACATATATACAGCAGCCTCATACACGCATTCATTTCATCAGAGAGTCCGAGACAGTATGGGGACTCAGACCTCCGACTTTCAGGTCAGAAGCCTGCTAATTAGTTTGGGAGTGGATATGAATCATGTTTAACTATTTATGATGACCTTGGTGTTCCATAATGAGGTACTACAGATATATGACGCTGCAGTCCAACGActccaaaaagtaaaaaatccTTTCTTCTATTAGATTAGTCATAATAATTATTGCCGCAATGCGTTGCtgtgtttttaaagctgcactgtcTAATTTTGCAAGTTGGTGGCCCCAAATAGTAGTAAGAGGGTACTGTTTGAAATGTGATTATTCAATACCCAGACATCATTtaacgtgatgtcagtaaactgcacacagcacgctcatgtttaccagtctggccggtctgtgatgctttataccaaagataccaaagagataagagaggaaaagatctaatgttggtgagtccagctttctctggatggagcgctgctcactgctatttaggagacactttggatttcactcttggCAGCCTTATGTCCCATAGGGGATGAAGAGGAGTAAGTagttggatttcactcttaagtttctaTTTGTCATTTTCTGCCCATGGAGAAGATTTCCGGCCAGTGACCCGTACCTGACATCAGAATTTATTGTgtgcaaatagggcaaatctacagcatAAATATCTTGCCTTATCTTGCCAGCTTTAACCTTGCAATATGCAACAGCCAAATAAATAAAGGGCTTTTCATATTTTCAGGAGAAAGAGTCACCttggatttaatttttttatccTTCTGTTGCCACAGAGTTCAACCATTTTTCTAAAGAACATTTCTCGTTTATACATCTTCTAAGCCAAAGCactgttcattttcttttactatTTTTAGCCTTTACTGTACTTGGCTAGTCATGACTAAGTTAGACCATATTTTGGTCCAATGGCCTTCCAGGTACTGTGTCTGTGTTGATACATATGCTTGAAGGTCATGCtactttctgtgtttgtgtgttcctgCATGTGTCAGTGTATAggatagaataggatagaataggatagaataggaTAGGATGGGATAGtgttttattgatccctgagagGAAATTGCACTGTATCCTTGATCTTTCCCACAGTCCCTCAAGTAAATCGATATGTACTAATTTTAAAATAGCTGGAGTTGCACATGGTCTAAATCCAAATGTTTTGGAGGCCGTTACACCCTTTGAAAAGATTTAGACCTTCAAATTGAGGACATTTTTACAAAGTGAGGTAATTTTGTCCAGTCCCCACTTCTGCATGgggctagtttaggattagAGATAAAATTAGAATCAGGATTAAGTTTAGGTTAGGCGTGTAGAGGTTAGGTTAAGGGTGAGGGAACGTAGTCAACTGAAGGTCCTCCCAAGTACAGTAAGAcctacgtgtgtgcgtgtgtgtgtgtgtgtgtgtgtgtgtacctgttggCAGTAGTCTGGTTGAGTTGGTCCATGCAGCTCCACACAGCTCCGACGTTCTTGTTGACCTCGGTGACCCCGATGTCTCCAAGGTGGCTGGGCTCCTTCCTTCTTAACAGATCGTTcacctgaaagaaagaaagaaagaaagaaagaaagaaagaaagaagaaaaagaagtatAGTTATGTAGGCACTTTCATTTTTATATCAGGAGAGTGCAATATGTATGAACTGAGGGTATACGAGGGTAATATGTGACCTTAAATCAAAGGTTATGCAGAATGTTATGCTCTGTTGTAGCGCTGACCTTTGCCCCGACAGCCTTGCCCAGGTTAATGGCGTTTTTCAGCCTCTGCTGGCCTCCAGAGGATGGGGAGTCGATAGAGCCGATGCCCAGGTTGGGGTTAGCCGATCCCGGGGAGCGTCGGGCCGAGGGCTGGCCCGGCCTGGAGCTCTGGGGACTCTGCTGCTGGGCAACGGAGTTCTCAAACATGCTCTGATCAACTGGGagatgagggaagagagagacagagagagagagagagagagattagtgaAGGCATCATTTAACCGAAGATGTGGGCATGTCTGATTTTGAGAGCACATATTGAAGCAAGGCTGCAGACACATCAAGCATTACAGAATATGAATGGGATGTTTACGGTGAGAACGCAATGCACGACAGAACACACTTCCCACCATCCCATGTCTCTCTGCAGTTTTGCACAACAACACTCATCAGAGTAAGGTTTAAGGGCATTTCATGAGGAGGCATGGAACATATGGCATCCAGATGGCACAGCAATACACCCACTTAACAAGTAAGCATTCTGTACATCACGCAATAATAAATAAGACATAACACAAAGCAATGGGcatgacacatgcacataaaaagCAATAGCACCAACGAAAATGAGGCAGAAATGGACCAAAATGCAGGAGGCAGAAAAATAGCGAAACATAAAAACAGGGGAGTTCAGGTAGTTTTCAATCCACTTTAGAAGACGGAACGTCTTACCTCTTGCAGAGAAATGTTTCTCGGAAGGCATTTAAGTGAGACATAGAAGTGTCTTAGATTTCACATCATTACGGCTCTAAAGCAGCAGATCCCAACGTACACCGAGACTCACAAGAGCTGCATTTCAAACaacatcattttatttgaaatcaGGATGCTCGGCACACCGCGACCGGAAGGCGCGCCGTCTACTGAGTTCTCTCTGCTCAATCAGAGAAACGTTGCCGATCCGTAATGGCTTCTACGGGGGGACAAGTCAAGGGAGGTAATGGCTAGGAGCGCAGCCCGGAGCAATAACTCTGAGAGATATATTTTCTTGGCCGGATAAatggaagggggaaaaaaatctccattgGAAATCAGATGAAGCGGCAGGAATCGGGCGGAACAGGTAACCTTGACTTCACTTTGCACGCGCGCAAGTATTTCACTTACTGTCCCGCCTGTTAAAATCTACATTAGGACATTAGTGCGAGGCCGGAGGAACTGTGATCCAATATTATGAATCAACACTGTACAGAGGGCATTCAGGGGAATTTagaagagtgggagggagggagagagagaaagacagagggatacATACAGCATACAGTATGCAGACGCTTATTCATAGAAGCCATCAGAGCTCAAATCAAttactgcaggaggagagaagtgcAAAGAGAAAGCACAGCGGGGCATGTAATTATTATGAagatgagatgtgtgtgtgtgtgggtgggtgggtgtgcaaTTACTGACATATGTGAATTGTAAGAGGTATGTAAATGCATCTCTGCCCACTCATTATTGTGATAAAAGTGGTCCTCGGTTCAAGACTTGGTCCTTTTCTTGACGTTGGGCATATCTTCCAAGGTCATTCACGGGTATCGATCATACCACACGGTCATGGATGTGACCTCAAGATCGATACTATCACATTTCATGGGCAATAAAACCTTCTTATTGATTCCACTCCAGACAATGGGGCCATATATTCCTCGCCACTGTAACTCCTAATGGAGAGGTAATGGACGGACTCTGTAATCTAGTAGGGCCCTAGATGGTCTCTGGTGCCCTTTGTGAAGGGCACTACAGAGGGAGGACGGAACATTTCCACCCAGTCTAGGTTGTACATAAATGCACTTTCAAAACTGAATACATCAGTCGAAAAAACTCAATGTCTTCCAGTGTCCCCAGACGTGTTTTCCATAAGTCCACGCTTCCACGAAAGGTGAATCCTACCGATTGGAACTGAGCCcaggtctctctgtctgtctggctcatacacacatagatGTGATCTGTCATTACTATTTATGACCATTTCTCTACCTGACCGCCCCGGAGCCAACTCTGAATCTCCTGGCTCTTACTCCCTTGCACtttgtcctttctttcttccttccatccattccttgcccctctctctctccctctctctctctcagtgggtTGCATGATAAAGAACGACACGGACACTTCTTGAACTTTAACTTCTCTCTAAAGATATtgctaaagctgcactaggcaatttctCAATACTGAGAAATCATGCACAtcatgacatcagtaaactgcacacagcatgctcatgtttactaACCCGGCTGGTCtatgatgctttataccaaagataccaaagagataagagaggaaaagatctaacgttggtgagtccagctttctctggacggagcgctgttcactgctgtttttttttatattttaaggAGAGCGAACCTTGTTTTGCCACAGAGTTGAACCATTTTACCCAAATAGTACCTCTCATTTCCACATCCTCCATTCCTTCTCCTTTACTATTTTTAGCCTTTATTGTATTTGGCTGATCATGATTGGAAGTTACCcgactttgtgatttaggctgataagaccgATGTATTTCTACATGAACatcttgcccagtgcagctttaaaatgagaaaaacaactaATTGGTTAAAACATCTCACACTCTGTTCTGTACAGCTAGTATTTCACAGAAGCCTCTCCTACCTCATACAGCGCTATGCATATTTCATACATCTCTACTGTACAATACTACACTAACTTTGAGCTATAATCAGCTGGACTGTCACACGCCGTTTTAAATGAAGCAATCAAAGTGAATGACATTAAATTTTAAGTGATTAAAAGTTGGTTATACATATATTGTTAAGGCCAATAAAAGATGACTGTGATTTAGCTACTGTGGGGATaattaactgaaaaaaatgaagttGTAATCAGACTGAATAATAAAGCTGGAGAGATGTTCACTCCAGAGAGCTCCTGGGGCCTGTTTGTTTAGTTCTGGAGGAGCGTGTATACCACCAGCAcaactcctgtgtgtgtgtgtggtatgttttttttttaattacaagcACGCCTGGAGGATTCCATCTGTAATAATTATCGTTCATTAACACAGAAATGaggctctttctttcttcaggaGTTGCTGAGGATGaagagacaggaaaaaacaaacagcatttttcAGAAAGACAGCCACATTAGAAATCCAGAACGCCCATGCATTTTATAAAAGGCAGAGTTGGGAAGCTTAGTTTCAATGCGTAATCATCATCAATTACAACCACAATAACTTATTTCAACTTGTGGAAAATGATCTCCAGGTCTAAAATCTTGAAACCAAAAGGCCCCTTGTTCCCCTTAAACATTTTTCCCCATCAAGCATCCGCAACCTGCCAATAGTGTTTCCCCCCTCAGTACAGTTACTACTAATTACTGGAATCTCATTACATGTAATGAATTACTTCCCAACGCTGCCCAGCAGagcaaggaaagaaagagagcgagagaaagagatcaGTAAAAAGGAGACATTTATTGGGCAGAAAAAGCAAGGTGGTCACCATCGACAACACAAAGTCAGAGTACACTTTCTCTCCCGCTCATGtagtgggaggggggggggggggggggagggagggaggtggaggggggggaagagacCTTGACTGAATCAGCCGAAATGATAGTGCAATCTTCTGCAACGCAAAATGAAACGGGAAAATCTACCCTAAAAAGCCTATTAATAGGAAACTCAATATTTCTGGTTTTCAGCTTtgagagagagttgttcatgttcacaaatactgattgAACTGTCTATAATAAGGAGGGATAACACCAAGGAATtgagttttagggtggatttccctgttaaataaagagagagacagaggtctGTGCTGGCAAAGTTAGGAGCTGACATGTCCTTTCTATGTGCAACTTTTTGCTACCCAAGACAGTGTGGGTGTTAGTCAAAGTCGGACTCAGGTGAAATTTTGACGCCGGTCACTCTCATTTAGAACACGAACATGCTTCTCACATTTTAAATTGAACCCATTTTAGATTATTTTGTCCATTTATACACTTCCTCCACTCAAAGCCCTTTTGTTTAACCGTGTTCACGCTACAATATAATTTCATGTGCAATGCACTTTCCCTATTGATAGTTGATTGGCTGCGTTCAAATGATGCTGGGTAATGTTATATCGCTGACATACATAGATATTCATGGCCTGCACTGCCagatgagagacagggagacagtcTGATATCCCAGAGGTTTAACTGGCAACATCTGAATCACAACATTTTCTCTGGTTTGGCTTCGTTTtgatgttaaaggataagtttggtgattttggacctatatataatatGTCTCTtgcatacctgtagtactttgacccacagagaatactgactccagagtcagctgtctgtTTAAACGGCAAGCTTTTTgagagatattttgacaaaccccatttggactcattgttagcagcaagaggcaacaggagctcgctgtttcaactgacagctgactctggagccaatattctctgctggtccaagtactacaggtatgtaagagacaaattatatataggtccaaaattgagAGGGAGGGTAAGTTCTCCTTCCATCCCATCCGTCGACCAAACGCCCCcctctactctgctgtactATATGTAATCATTCACATGGCGGTCAGGCTTGTAGTAGTCACACTCTGCACCACGCCATTTTTTTCCACCGCGGGGGCCTTCTTCACAGACAACTTTTTATCTTAATTAGGAATAACGATTAAATGTGATTCAATTATGATTATAACTTTCATCATGTGGAACTGGTAATTGGTCAAatcagtcccccccccccccccaaatctCAGAGAGCGACTGTGCGACTTCAGctctgccagccagccagcgtGAGGCCTGTAATTAGCTCGGCGCAGCGCGGGCATCGCCCCATCAAAGTGCCAAACCCCCAACTTTGTTCTTAGCTGAGGGTAACCCACTTCTGTCACCGAGGAGACGGAGCGCACACAGagctctctccacacacacacccgcacgctcacacacacctttagcttctccctctccagaATGTCGGCGTACAGATCAGAGAAGCGGAGCGTGTGGCGTTGTTCTAGT
Coding sequences:
- the c6h1orf226 gene encoding uncharacterized protein C1orf226 homolog, giving the protein MFENSVAQQQSPQSSRPGQPSARRSPGSANPNLGIGSIDSPSSGGQQRLKNAINLGKAVGAKVNDLLRRKEPSHLGDIGVTEVNKNVGAVWSCMDQLNQTTANSHISSFDSFPRLDPPPPTGKKRLPRALKTTQDMMISSDPVVASPETAAPAPAPADSSFPSSPGKTPLIGEEEPASGEKEEGEREAGEKNAGTTEGPEKNPAETTGSNGKADGGEEDDDAVEEEERRTEGGVQLQLSVPDLIHKDPPLAEPRAKPREAWQKASGPDSRQASTPCPGKSPYRISLGEEVLLENGAPCRRSAGVNAEEAEPHPDLLSFE